One window from the genome of [Clostridium] celerecrescens 18A encodes:
- the hcp gene encoding hydroxylamine reductase has protein sequence MSMFCYQCQETAKNTGCTIKGVCGKNEEVAKLQDLLVYAVKGISEIVVKTKTNAAELHTINHEVLTSLFITITNANFDAEAIEKQIVKVLGLRDQLAKDTGYNGNQDAAVFTVDSRESMLSKASFVGVLATENEDIRSLRELIIYGIKGLAAYTEHAFNIGKEDVSIYSFIYEGMAATLDDSLTADDLVALTLKTGEYGVKGMALLDEANTSRYGNPEITSVNIGVRKNPAILISGHDLTDMEQLLEQTKGTGVDVYTHGEMLPAHYYPAFKKYDNFVGNYGNSWWMQVGEFESFHGPILFTTNCIVPPKTPEVADRIFTTGAAGFPGCPNISADENGKKDFSAIIEMAKKLPSPDEIETGSIVGGFAHNQVLALADKVVDAVKSGAIKKFFVMAGCDGRMKSREYYTEFAKQLPGDTIILTAGCAKYRYNKLELGDIGGIPRVLDAGQCNDSYSLAVIALKLKEVFGLDDVNELPIAYNIAWYEQKAVIVLLALLYLGVKNIHLGPTLPGFLSPNVAKVLVDTFGIAGIGTVEDDIEFFMNA, from the coding sequence ATGAGCATGTTTTGCTATCAGTGTCAGGAGACAGCAAAGAACACAGGCTGTACCATCAAAGGTGTCTGTGGCAAGAATGAGGAGGTTGCAAAGCTTCAGGACCTGCTTGTTTATGCGGTAAAAGGAATTTCTGAAATTGTTGTAAAGACAAAAACCAATGCTGCAGAGCTACATACCATCAACCACGAGGTGCTTACGAGCCTCTTTATTACGATCACAAACGCAAACTTTGATGCGGAGGCAATTGAAAAGCAGATCGTAAAGGTTCTCGGATTAAGAGACCAGCTTGCAAAGGATACAGGATACAATGGAAACCAGGATGCTGCAGTATTTACTGTGGACTCCAGAGAATCCATGCTTTCCAAGGCTTCTTTCGTAGGAGTTCTTGCAACGGAAAATGAAGATATCCGTTCCTTAAGAGAGCTGATCATCTACGGAATCAAGGGTCTGGCTGCTTACACAGAGCATGCATTCAACATTGGAAAAGAAGATGTGTCCATTTATTCCTTCATATACGAAGGAATGGCCGCAACTCTTGACGACAGCCTGACTGCCGATGATCTGGTTGCCCTGACCTTAAAGACCGGCGAATACGGAGTAAAGGGAATGGCTCTTCTTGATGAGGCCAATACATCACGTTATGGAAATCCGGAAATCACATCCGTTAATATCGGTGTCAGAAAGAATCCGGCCATTCTTATCTCCGGTCATGACCTGACAGATATGGAACAGCTTTTAGAGCAGACGAAGGGAACAGGAGTGGATGTTTACACCCATGGTGAAATGCTTCCTGCCCACTATTATCCGGCATTTAAGAAATATGACAACTTTGTAGGCAACTACGGTAACTCCTGGTGGATGCAGGTTGGCGAGTTTGAGTCCTTCCACGGACCGATTCTCTTTACCACAAACTGTATTGTTCCTCCAAAAACTCCTGAAGTTGCAGACAGAATCTTTACAACAGGTGCTGCAGGCTTCCCCGGATGTCCAAACATTTCAGCTGATGAAAACGGAAAAAAAGATTTTTCAGCTATCATAGAGATGGCAAAGAAGCTTCCTTCTCCTGATGAGATCGAAACAGGCAGTATTGTAGGCGGTTTTGCTCATAACCAGGTACTGGCACTTGCAGATAAGGTGGTTGATGCGGTGAAGTCCGGAGCCATTAAAAAGTTCTTTGTTATGGCTGGCTGCGACGGCAGAATGAAATCCAGAGAGTACTACACAGAATTTGCAAAGCAGCTTCCAGGCGATACCATCATTCTTACGGCTGGCTGTGCAAAATACAGATACAATAAGTTAGAACTGGGCGACATCGGCGGAATTCCAAGAGTTCTGGATGCGGGGCAGTGTAATGACTCCTATTCCCTGGCAGTAATTGCGCTGAAATTAAAGGAAGTTTTTGGTCTTGATGATGTCAATGAACTTCCAATCGCTTATAACATCGCATGGTATGAGCAAAAGGCCGTTATCGTACTTCTTGCACTGCTTTACTTAGGAGTGAAGAATATTCACTTAGGGCCGACATTACCTGGTTTCTTATCTCCAAACGTTGCCAAGGTTCTTGTTGATACTTTTGGAATTGCAGGAATTGGTACTGTAGAAGATGACATCGAATTCTTCATGAACGCATAA
- a CDS encoding nuclear transport factor 2 family protein: MWNKKLVERYFQAWIEKDADVLKTVFSDDIIYSECYGPEYHGIEQVLKWFADWNKAGTVLEWSIKRFVSEGNTIVVEWYFKCDYNNLIDGFDGVSMIDFDVNRKIKGLKEFQSKADHYFPYEK; this comes from the coding sequence ATGTGGAATAAAAAATTGGTTGAACGTTATTTTCAGGCATGGATCGAAAAAGATGCAGACGTACTAAAGACGGTCTTTTCAGATGACATTATATACAGCGAATGTTATGGACCGGAATATCATGGAATTGAACAGGTTTTAAAATGGTTTGCTGATTGGAATAAGGCGGGAACCGTTTTAGAGTGGTCGATTAAGCGGTTTGTTTCGGAAGGTAATACAATTGTTGTGGAATGGTATTTTAAATGCGATTATAACAATTTAATCGATGGATTTGACGGAGTTTCAATGATTGACTTTGATGTTAACAGGAAAATCAAAGGATTGAAAGAATTTCAATCGAAAGCAGACCATTATTTTCCTTACGAGAAATAA
- a CDS encoding ferredoxin, with product MKATVDREGCIECGLCASICPEVFRMGDDGPAEAYVDEVPESAEQTAVEAQEGCPVSVITVE from the coding sequence ATGAAAGCAACAGTAGATAGAGAGGGTTGTATAGAATGCGGACTGTGTGCATCGATCTGTCCAGAGGTGTTCCGAATGGGGGATGACGGACCTGCAGAAGCATATGTGGATGAGGTGCCGGAGTCTGCGGAGCAAACGGCAGTTGAAGCGCAGGAGGGCTGTCCTGTTTCGGTAATAACAGTAGAATAA
- a CDS encoding DUF438 domain-containing protein: MSEYINNREMRQNAIKEIIKKLHEGKSVEEVKQLFEEAFQGVSASEISAAEAALIADGLPVEEVQKLCDVHASVFKGSIEEIHQPDDPALIPGHPLNVLVKENKKIAHIIENGIRPYLVLTKENVKEEFSKLKEGVNQLKDLSVHYRKKENLLFPYMEKYGITAPPKVMWGVDDEIRNQVKETVDVLDQNVKINESLVQKIENLLDKITEMIFKEENIMVPMLLEQLTQEEWKTIADESGEIGFMIDHVPQWNPAAADKGKDKTEIKEAGEAGLIKLPSGEFKLEELTSMLNTLPFDITFVNKDDEVKYFSEGKERAFPRTKAIIGRNVSNCHPPASVHIVETIVEDFKTGRKDQEDFWIKMAGKYILIRYYAVRSREGEYLGVLEVTQDTKPIQEITGEKRLISE; the protein is encoded by the coding sequence ATGAGTGAATATATTAACAATCGCGAAATGAGGCAAAATGCGATTAAAGAGATCATTAAAAAGCTACATGAAGGAAAATCAGTGGAAGAGGTAAAGCAGCTGTTTGAAGAGGCTTTTCAAGGTGTGTCTGCCTCTGAAATTTCTGCGGCTGAGGCTGCTCTGATCGCAGATGGTCTGCCGGTGGAGGAGGTACAGAAGCTATGTGATGTCCACGCCTCAGTTTTTAAAGGTTCCATTGAAGAAATCCATCAGCCGGATGATCCGGCCTTAATTCCTGGACATCCGTTAAATGTGTTGGTCAAAGAGAATAAAAAAATTGCTCATATTATTGAAAACGGAATCCGCCCGTATCTGGTACTGACAAAAGAAAATGTTAAGGAAGAATTTTCAAAGCTTAAGGAAGGCGTAAATCAATTAAAAGACTTATCCGTTCATTATAGGAAGAAGGAAAATCTGCTGTTTCCATACATGGAGAAATACGGAATTACGGCACCTCCAAAAGTTATGTGGGGAGTGGATGATGAGATCAGGAATCAAGTAAAAGAAACAGTGGATGTGCTTGATCAGAACGTAAAAATCAATGAATCCCTGGTACAGAAGATTGAAAATTTACTGGATAAGATCACGGAAATGATATTTAAAGAAGAAAATATCATGGTCCCCATGCTTTTAGAACAGCTGACCCAGGAAGAGTGGAAAACAATTGCAGATGAAAGCGGAGAAATAGGTTTTATGATCGACCATGTACCGCAATGGAATCCTGCCGCAGCCGACAAGGGAAAGGACAAGACGGAGATAAAGGAAGCAGGAGAAGCAGGTCTTATAAAACTTCCTTCCGGAGAATTTAAATTGGAAGAGCTGACCTCCATGTTAAATACACTCCCCTTTGACATTACCTTTGTAAATAAGGATGATGAGGTAAAGTATTTTTCAGAAGGAAAGGAACGGGCTTTTCCGAGAACAAAAGCAATTATCGGCAGAAATGTTTCCAATTGCCACCCGCCGGCCAGTGTCCATATTGTTGAAACGATTGTTGAGGATTTCAAAACCGGAAGGAAAGATCAGGAAGACTTCTGGATCAAAATGGCTGGAAAATATATTTTGATCCGTTATTATGCGGTGAGAAGTCGTGAAGGAGAGTATCTTGGCGTTCTGGAAGTAACCCAGGACACAAAACCCATACAAGAGATTACCGGGGAAAAGAGGCTGATTTCTGAATAG
- a CDS encoding methyl-accepting chemotaxis protein yields the protein MKSFKDFSISRKLLTGFLSLTLIMLLVGGAGIAGLARISQMDTYMYKGQTAPMKDLFEALECLYQFRVDSRAMVIYAGDAQKLDELKQSFDSGSEKFLSSIEAYRKTISIPESFTLLDESVSLFNESFKPAVEKCMDEAKAGNETAAWEALLQETNNIQKMFDNFNKLIDNRMDEAGKTNDSNHDTALWLTVILVLFVALGAGIAVFLGARISKMISQPIEQVVDAANRIALGHVDVELGNIDSKDETGQLAKAFTKMIDSIGKQVDAADRISNGDFTNEVPLRSNQDILGLALQKIRKDLNHTLLLISTASDQVNAGAEQVSSAAQALASGTAEQAATVEELNASVSRVAEQAEENDKNVQRAADYVGQAGNGISESNEYMRKLNGAMKEIGSASDKISNITKVIEDIAFQTNILALNAAVESARAGEAGKGFAVVADEVRSLAGKSAEAAKQTADLIRHSVTSVAEGEKLADETAKVLQGVAKQAEFVEQAIKGIEESSSQQVQVIEQINQGLYQVSAVVQTNAATAEESSSSSEELAAQAQMLQQEVGRFRLFKE from the coding sequence ATGAAAAGCTTTAAGGATTTCAGTATTTCGCGAAAACTGCTGACGGGTTTTTTAAGCCTGACGCTTATTATGTTGCTGGTCGGGGGTGCAGGAATTGCCGGACTTGCCAGGATCAGTCAAATGGATACATACATGTATAAAGGGCAGACGGCTCCAATGAAAGATTTATTTGAGGCACTTGAATGTCTTTATCAGTTCCGGGTGGACTCCAGAGCCATGGTAATCTATGCGGGAGATGCCCAGAAGCTTGATGAACTGAAGCAGAGCTTTGACAGTGGATCGGAGAAATTTTTATCCAGCATAGAGGCTTACCGCAAGACCATATCCATTCCGGAATCTTTTACCCTTTTGGATGAGTCTGTTTCGCTATTTAATGAATCCTTTAAGCCAGCCGTAGAGAAGTGTATGGATGAGGCAAAGGCAGGTAATGAGACTGCCGCATGGGAGGCACTTCTTCAGGAAACGAATAATATTCAAAAAATGTTCGATAATTTTAATAAGTTAATTGACAACCGGATGGATGAAGCCGGAAAGACCAATGACTCCAATCATGATACTGCATTGTGGCTGACCGTTATTCTGGTTCTTTTTGTTGCATTAGGAGCCGGTATAGCAGTATTTTTAGGGGCAAGAATCTCGAAAATGATCAGTCAGCCAATTGAGCAGGTTGTGGATGCCGCCAACCGGATCGCATTAGGGCATGTGGATGTGGAGCTTGGCAATATTGATTCAAAGGATGAAACCGGCCAGCTTGCCAAAGCTTTTACTAAGATGATCGACAGCATTGGAAAACAGGTGGATGCTGCCGACAGGATCAGCAACGGAGATTTTACCAATGAGGTACCCCTTCGTTCTAACCAGGACATCCTTGGACTTGCGCTGCAGAAAATCAGAAAAGATTTAAATCACACACTGTTATTAATAAGCACTGCATCCGACCAGGTCAATGCAGGGGCTGAACAGGTTTCCTCTGCGGCGCAGGCTCTGGCTTCCGGAACTGCAGAGCAGGCAGCTACAGTTGAGGAACTGAATGCTTCCGTCAGCAGAGTGGCGGAGCAGGCAGAAGAAAATGATAAAAATGTTCAAAGGGCTGCTGACTATGTCGGGCAGGCCGGTAATGGGATTAGTGAGAGCAACGAATACATGCGAAAGCTGAATGGGGCCATGAAGGAAATCGGATCGGCTTCTGATAAAATATCAAACATCACGAAAGTGATTGAAGATATAGCATTCCAGACGAACATACTTGCACTCAATGCAGCCGTGGAATCTGCCCGTGCAGGAGAGGCTGGCAAAGGATTTGCAGTGGTTGCTGATGAAGTCAGGAGCCTTGCCGGAAAATCTGCGGAAGCAGCCAAGCAGACGGCTGATTTGATCAGACATTCGGTGACCAGTGTTGCAGAGGGTGAGAAATTAGCCGATGAGACGGCAAAGGTTCTTCAGGGAGTTGCGAAGCAGGCGGAGTTTGTGGAACAAGCGATTAAAGGAATCGAAGAATCCTCATCCCAGCAGGTACAGGTGATTGAACAGATCAATCAGGGGTTATACCAGGTATCTGCAGTTGTTCAGACAAACGCTGCGACCGCAGAAGAGAGTTCTTCTTCCAGTGAAGAGCTGGCTGCCCAGGCGCAGATGCTCCAGCAGGAAGTAGGAAGATTCAGACTTTTTAAAGAATAG
- a CDS encoding GyrI-like domain-containing protein: MAIDFKKIEKDLYQPGAKPAIIEVPEMTFIMIDGHGDPNTSEAYQTAIEVLYGLAYTVKMSKTSGRQLKGYYDFVVPPLEGLWSTDTGVVETGITDKNAFCWTSMMRMPEFVTPEVFEEVKIHLSKKKPSLDSSIARLEVFTEGLCAQVMHTGSYDSEPATIHALKTFVAESGYRIDLSGKRKHHELYLNDPRKTSPEKLKTIIRYPIIK; encoded by the coding sequence ATGGCGATTGATTTCAAAAAGATAGAAAAGGATTTATACCAGCCGGGCGCGAAACCAGCCATCATCGAAGTGCCGGAAATGACTTTCATTATGATTGATGGGCACGGTGATCCAAATACCAGTGAGGCATATCAGACGGCAATAGAAGTCCTCTATGGTTTGGCCTATACTGTAAAAATGAGCAAAACGAGCGGCAGGCAGCTCAAAGGGTATTATGATTTTGTTGTTCCCCCCTTGGAAGGTTTGTGGTCAACGGATACAGGCGTCGTTGAAACAGGTATAACAGATAAGAACGCGTTTTGTTGGACATCCATGATGCGAATGCCGGAGTTCGTCACGCCAGAAGTCTTTGAAGAGGTGAAAATCCACCTTTCAAAAAAGAAGCCCAGCCTTGATTCATCGATTGCGCGGCTTGAAGTTTTCACTGAGGGGCTTTGCGCTCAGGTTATGCACACAGGCTCCTATGATAGCGAACCGGCAACAATTCACGCCCTAAAAACATTCGTTGCAGAATCGGGTTATAGGATTGATCTTTCGGGCAAGCGCAAACATCATGAATTGTATCTAAACGATCCGCGTAAAACATCTCCCGAAAAATTGAAAACAATAATTCGCTATCCTATTATCAAGTAA
- a CDS encoding shikimate kinase, translating into MRELNEIRKDLNRCDMEILDLLRRRLSYAAEIMEYKKEQGLPIFQMEEEKLRHETLQAALGDHDYCDELLRIFKQIDEEIKCVQSKRLFDHNIALIGFMGTGKSTVSEYLRDMLAMKEVDVDAMIVEDQKMPIRDIFEKYGEEYFRDCESNAILNLQNCSQTIISCGGGAVIREENVKNLKKGSCIVLLTASPETILERVKDDGGRPILNGNMNVEFIKELMAKRKDFYEKAADIIVETDHKSVQQICEELIISLIQFEH; encoded by the coding sequence ATGAGAGAGCTGAATGAAATAAGAAAAGATCTAAATCGCTGTGACATGGAAATTTTAGACCTTCTGAGGCGTCGACTTAGTTACGCAGCAGAGATCATGGAATACAAGAAGGAGCAAGGACTTCCTATATTTCAGATGGAAGAGGAGAAACTCCGCCACGAAACGTTACAAGCTGCATTAGGAGATCATGATTATTGCGACGAATTGTTAAGAATTTTCAAACAAATTGATGAGGAAATCAAATGTGTACAGAGCAAAAGACTGTTTGACCATAACATTGCTTTGATTGGGTTTATGGGAACAGGAAAGAGTACGGTTTCCGAATACTTAAGGGATATGCTGGCCATGAAGGAAGTGGATGTTGATGCCATGATCGTGGAGGACCAGAAGATGCCCATCCGGGATATATTTGAAAAATACGGAGAAGAGTATTTCAGGGACTGTGAAAGCAATGCGATCCTTAACTTACAAAACTGTAGCCAGACTATTATTTCCTGTGGCGGCGGCGCGGTAATACGTGAGGAAAATGTTAAAAATCTTAAAAAGGGCAGTTGTATCGTACTTCTAACTGCCAGCCCTGAAACCATTTTGGAGAGAGTAAAGGATGATGGCGGGCGTCCAATTTTAAACGGAAATATGAACGTTGAATTCATAAAAGAGCTTATGGCAAAACGTAAGGATTTTTATGAAAAAGCAGCGGATATAATCGTAGAAACAGATCATAAAAGTGTACAGCAGATATGTGAAGAATTGATTATTTCCCTGATTCAATTTGAACATTGA
- a CDS encoding bacteriohemerythrin: MLWKDKYELGVPLIDVQHMELFQRVEIFMKVLRSSASWDEKVEKVNETLDFMNAYVVEHFRDEEAYQEKIGYPGREEHKKIHTDMVNYVLAVTEEYKRSGYDEQLMQKFAGKLMTWLINHVAAEDQRIAAYAISKGVAKND; encoded by the coding sequence ATGCTTTGGAAGGATAAGTATGAGCTGGGTGTACCGTTGATTGATGTACAGCATATGGAACTGTTTCAGCGGGTAGAAATTTTTATGAAAGTATTACGTTCATCCGCTTCCTGGGATGAAAAAGTAGAAAAGGTTAATGAAACATTAGATTTTATGAATGCGTATGTGGTAGAGCATTTCCGTGACGAGGAGGCTTACCAGGAGAAAATCGGTTATCCGGGCAGGGAGGAGCATAAAAAGATCCATACCGATATGGTAAATTATGTCCTTGCAGTTACGGAAGAATATAAGCGCAGCGGTTATGACGAGCAGCTGATGCAGAAGTTCGCTGGAAAGCTTATGACATGGCTTATCAATCATGTTGCTGCAGAAGACCAGCGCATTGCTGCTTATGCGATTTCAAAGGGGGTAGCGAAGAATGACTGA
- a CDS encoding chemotaxis protein CheX — translation MTDLYGPFLEATRNVFKLMLELTDVSDHPADSFACEEELDVSIGFIGDLKGEVIYRLPHETSLGIVNIMSGMEFDAVDEFVTSAVSEVANIISGNVLTMLAGEDLTCDILPPVLRKLDESGEYTFHTACCVTTSIGDVCLDIRLNQAE, via the coding sequence ATGACTGATCTTTATGGCCCTTTTTTAGAAGCAACCCGGAATGTATTTAAGCTGATGCTTGAACTTACTGATGTTTCCGATCACCCGGCAGATTCCTTTGCATGTGAGGAGGAACTAGATGTTTCCATCGGCTTTATTGGAGATCTTAAGGGCGAAGTGATTTACCGTCTTCCTCATGAGACGTCTCTCGGCATCGTAAATATCATGAGCGGCATGGAATTTGATGCGGTAGATGAGTTTGTAACTTCTGCCGTATCTGAAGTTGCCAATATTATCAGCGGAAATGTTCTTACCATGCTTGCAGGGGAAGATCTGACCTGTGATATCCTTCCACCGGTTTTACGTAAGCTGGATGAGAGCGGAGAATATACATTCCATACAGCCTGCTGCGTGACCACATCCATCGGTGATGTTTGTCTGGATATAAGGCTTAATCAGGCAGAGTAA
- a CDS encoding urease accessory protein UreH domain-containing protein, with the protein MGSAVRTKKLRIGGMTCISCQNKIEKKLRNTAGIEKAEVSYSAGTAVITFDTDIISYKSIVGIIEGLDYKVLTDHVKEGPDSSRVIGILLIIVSLYMLIQQFGLLNLLAPSQLADEKMSYGMLFVIGLVTSVHCVAMCGGINLSQCIPKSGDAVSEKSRFSTFRPTFLYNLGRVISYTAVGFLVGALGSVVTFSNTLQGVLKLAAGVFMVIMGINMLGIFPWLRRLNPRMPQIFAKKIDKEKSKSSSPLIVGLLNGLMPCGPLQAMQIYALSTGSPFSGALSMFLFSLGTVPLMFGLGALSSALGKKFTSKVMTMGAVLVVVLGMSMFSQGVSLSGFQAPELFSSGGNNAYAAGGQVKKEDIKIEDGVQIINSTLSPGKYPNINVQKGIPVKWIIDAPQGSINGCNNRMIIRDLGIEYSFKTGENVIEFTPEKTGKISYSCWMGMIRGSIYVTEEGDTNNSTGSDGEGVLKEYAPEEPVAAGYTIPTDEIAVAEDATDEYGNSIQRITMELTDEGFKPAAAVVKSGVDVEWNIIDNTSGDTYGTLLLVPDFATQLPLEKGENSLYFTPAGNFDFSTGDNAFYGYIKVVDDLDNLDTDAIKKEISSFKTLIWPEDTFQGAGGSCCG; encoded by the coding sequence ATGGGATCTGCTGTTAGAACTAAAAAATTACGGATCGGCGGGATGACCTGTATCAGCTGTCAAAATAAAATTGAAAAAAAATTGCGCAACACGGCTGGAATCGAAAAAGCAGAAGTAAGTTACAGCGCCGGAACTGCTGTCATCACCTTTGATACGGATATTATTTCGTATAAAAGCATTGTAGGAATTATTGAAGGTCTGGATTACAAGGTATTAACAGATCATGTAAAGGAGGGACCGGATAGCAGCCGGGTCATAGGAATCCTGCTCATCATTGTTTCCTTATATATGCTGATCCAGCAATTTGGTCTTTTAAACCTGCTTGCGCCCAGCCAGCTGGCAGATGAAAAGATGAGCTATGGAATGCTGTTTGTCATCGGCCTGGTTACATCCGTTCATTGTGTGGCAATGTGCGGCGGAATCAATCTGTCCCAGTGTATTCCAAAAAGCGGAGATGCTGTCTCAGAAAAGAGCCGTTTTTCTACATTCCGGCCAACATTTCTTTATAACCTGGGACGGGTGATCTCTTACACTGCAGTAGGCTTCCTGGTGGGAGCGCTGGGATCAGTGGTAACGTTTTCTAATACTCTTCAGGGAGTATTAAAGCTGGCTGCCGGAGTGTTTATGGTCATTATGGGCATAAACATGCTGGGGATTTTCCCGTGGCTGCGCAGGCTGAATCCGAGAATGCCTCAAATTTTTGCAAAAAAAATTGACAAAGAAAAATCAAAAAGCAGCAGTCCTCTGATTGTGGGTCTGCTAAACGGCCTTATGCCATGCGGCCCCTTACAGGCGATGCAGATCTATGCATTGTCTACGGGAAGTCCCTTTTCCGGTGCGCTGTCCATGTTCCTGTTCAGCCTCGGTACCGTACCTCTGATGTTCGGGCTTGGAGCACTTTCCTCAGCACTGGGAAAAAAGTTTACAAGCAAGGTCATGACAATGGGAGCGGTGCTGGTTGTGGTACTGGGGATGTCCATGTTTTCCCAGGGGGTAAGCCTGTCAGGATTCCAGGCACCGGAATTATTCTCAAGTGGCGGAAACAACGCTTATGCAGCCGGAGGGCAGGTGAAAAAGGAAGATATAAAAATAGAAGACGGAGTTCAGATCATAAACAGTACACTTTCTCCAGGTAAATATCCCAACATCAATGTTCAGAAAGGGATTCCGGTAAAATGGATCATTGATGCGCCCCAGGGAAGCATAAACGGCTGTAACAACCGGATGATTATCCGGGATCTTGGCATTGAATATTCCTTTAAGACCGGAGAAAATGTCATTGAATTTACTCCTGAAAAAACAGGGAAGATCTCTTACAGCTGTTGGATGGGGATGATCCGCGGGTCCATCTACGTGACGGAAGAGGGAGATACGAATAACAGCACAGGCTCTGATGGAGAGGGTGTATTAAAAGAATATGCGCCGGAAGAACCAGTAGCAGCCGGTTATACAATTCCAACGGATGAGATTGCTGTTGCGGAAGACGCAACGGATGAATACGGAAACAGCATTCAGAGAATTACGATGGAACTTACGGATGAAGGCTTTAAGCCGGCAGCGGCAGTGGTGAAATCCGGTGTGGATGTGGAATGGAATATTATTGACAATACGTCTGGTGACACCTATGGAACCCTGCTTCTTGTTCCTGATTTTGCTACCCAGCTTCCTCTTGAAAAGGGAGAAAACAGCCTATATTTTACACCCGCAGGAAATTTTGACTTTTCCACCGGAGATAATGCTTTTTATGGGTATATCAAGGTTGTGGATGATTTAGATAACTTAGATACGGACGCTATTAAGAAAGAAATAAGCAGTTTTAAGACTCTTATCTGGCCCGAAGATACCTTCCAGGGAGCAGGCGGTTCCTGCTGCGGATAA
- a CDS encoding DUF2318 domain-containing protein, whose product MLQKFQNGYDIRDGKKRSGLPMKLAVLMIAAAALTACAPKDTAEKTESTKAAAESTQKVENGETLVIPVKDISSTAQFYPVDVDGTKMEVIAVQAPDGTIRTAFNTCQVCYDSGRGYYKQEGDALVCQNCGNRFPMNRVEVEAGGCNPWPIFDKEKTVTDESITISYDFLKESKDIFANWKASY is encoded by the coding sequence ATGTTACAGAAATTTCAGAACGGATATGACATAAGAGACGGAAAGAAACGCAGTGGACTTCCAATGAAGCTTGCGGTACTGATGATAGCTGCCGCAGCTCTTACTGCATGTGCACCCAAGGATACGGCGGAGAAAACAGAATCAACCAAAGCGGCGGCAGAAAGTACCCAAAAGGTGGAGAATGGAGAGACACTTGTAATTCCGGTAAAGGATATTTCAAGCACGGCCCAGTTTTATCCGGTTGATGTGGACGGTACTAAGATGGAGGTCATAGCTGTCCAGGCTCCGGATGGAACGATCCGGACAGCATTTAACACCTGCCAGGTATGTTATGATTCGGGAAGAGGATACTATAAGCAGGAGGGAGATGCTCTTGTCTGCCAGAACTGCGGAAACCGTTTTCCAATGAACCGGGTGGAAGTGGAGGCAGGCGGATGCAATCCCTGGCCTATTTTTGACAAGGAAAAGACCGTGACAGACGAGTCCATCACGATCTCTTATGATTTCCTTAAGGAATCCAAGGATATATTTGCCAACTGGAAGGCTTCTTATTAA
- a CDS encoding winged helix-turn-helix transcriptional regulator: MNNDCTTYHCPVDATLDMIGGKYKALILWHLINNTLRFGELRKLIPQATPKMLTQQLRELEEDQLIIRTVYPVVPPKVEYMLSDLGNSIRPILETMYNWGADYLRQNGLTVSCSMKFPTKNS, from the coding sequence ATGAACAACGACTGCACAACTTATCATTGCCCGGTAGATGCCACATTGGATATGATCGGAGGGAAATACAAAGCCCTCATCTTATGGCACTTAATTAACAATACCCTTCGGTTTGGAGAGCTTCGCAAGCTCATCCCCCAGGCAACACCCAAAATGCTCACCCAACAGCTGCGGGAACTGGAGGAGGATCAGTTAATCATCCGTACCGTATATCCGGTGGTGCCGCCAAAGGTGGAGTATATGCTTTCAGATCTGGGAAACAGTATCCGCCCTATTCTGGAAACCATGTATAATTGGGGAGCAGATTACTTAAGGCAGAATGGCCTTACCGTAAGCTGCTCCATGAAATTCCCCACAAAAAACTCTTAA